DNA from Symphalangus syndactylus isolate Jambi chromosome 22, NHGRI_mSymSyn1-v2.1_pri, whole genome shotgun sequence:
CAGTTTTAGCCCTCACAGTTCCTCAGTGTGGCTGGTCTAGATATTGACCCTACACAGTTGCCTCCCCCTGGTGACTACCCGCTACGGAACCGTTGGATACAACCTACATGACTCACCCCACAGACCTCACAGCCCACATGGACAGCCCCCACATGCCAGAGTGACCTGCTAAGTTGCAGCGGGAGCCAAGAAATGTGCCTGCTGGCACTCACCCCACTGGCTAGAGCCCTGTGGAAAACTTATTTGGGTAATGTTCTGGGCCCAATAAAGGCTGGAGTCCCACagaccccttttctctctcttgctccccactCATCTTCCCCATTTTGTTCAACCCTATGAGGTGTGCTACTGTATGAGTTCACTTTCACACGCTggtaaagacatgcctgagactgggtaatttccagaagaaagaggtttaatagatgcacagttccacgtggctgggtaggcctcacaatcatagcagaaagtgaaagtcatgtctcacatggcagcagacaagagagattgtgcagggaaactccacttcataaaaccatcagatcttgtgagacttattcactatcagaagaacagcatgggaaagacctgcccccatgattcaattacctcccacctgttccctcccacaacatgcgggaattcaagatgaaatttggctggggacacagctaaaccctCTTCTCAGCTACCCTCTTCTCTCTGGATCTGTGAGTAATAAAACTACTTCTCTGATTTCCCGTGTTTGGTCCTGTGGCCTCCATGTGCCTGATCTGACCTACACTGGAACCTAACTCTCCTCCTGGCCAGGGTCTCTGAGAGTGTCTCTTGTCAGAAATACGCAGCACATAGGTCAGACAACAGCCACCAGGCATCTCCTAGTCTCAGCAGTTGTTCTGTGAGAGGGAGGCCTGGTCGTGGGATGCACACCTGGCCACTGCTGGGGTAAGGAAGTCTCCTGTGAAAGGCACATGTTAAGCATCCACAACCCCCTGCCCAGAACCCCAGAAAGGCAAGGCTCCAATTGACAGCCACTCTCCAGAGACAAACCTCAAGCCCTAactggaggaaaataaaacaatgtaaaaatttgaatttatcttACTATTTCAATGATCCAGTAAAGACATTCTAGGCCTGTACACCACATATTTTCTTCGATTGTTGATATATTTTAGATAGAATTTTATGTCTGGCTTTCACTTTAACCTGGTCCCTACCTCAAGAATAAGGTAAAGATTTTCCATGGGTTCTTTTCTGGTACTACTACCTGCCAGTGTGGGGTCATGTCCTAGTCTATCTTGAGGGAACCCCTCTATTCATTAttgtcagagtgagactgtgaAGTCTTGATTTCCCTGGACAACTTCATTGCATgacttttattatgatttttaaatataccctTTACTGGACAATACATTATATAGTTATCTGAGTAAGAGATATAGTCAGGAAGAGGCATTGCCTCATTCAGCTTTTCTGTTTGGTGAACTCGCATATGTTCTCCTCACCCACCAGTCACCTCTAAACCGCATTGCTCCAAGACAACAAACAGAACTCGAGTGTGTATCTTTCACCACTGGATTTGCCTTTGCTCCGTAAAGCTTCATGCTTAATAGGGATTCTGTTagcattttctctatttatttttcccataaaaTATCACAGGCCTTCTTAATATGGAATTATGGGTGATTTCCTTCAATCTGCATCATATCAAGTTGaggttcatgtttatggaaagtaAAACGTACGTTTAAAATATCAGTAATGATGTTTTCCCCTCCCTTTTAGCACATGTGCTTGTGAGAGTCATTGTAATACAATTCTAGTGTCATGCTTTAATCATTcctaagatgaaaataatatttttagatataATATCTGAGTTTTATGAGGTCTTTAGTGTATGATGTCATAGAATATCAGAAGACcatacttttttctagttttccatGCAATTCTATCATTATTTCGTCTTTACTCGTACCAGAGTAATTTTCCAAAATAGATATCTTGCCATTCTTCCTGTTGTTATCAgtaaataagtgaaatgaaaagcTGGATTATATAATTTATCTAGAACAAGAAAGTAGAATTGAATCTATATTCATTAATGAGACTAACCAGTCAATTACACAATTaggcattttacattttgaagatcTTATGGACCCATTGtcagatatattatttatgtCTATATGAACATCCCCTGTGCATATTTATGTAGAAATCAATGagagctgatttttattttcattatatatatatttttgagatagggtctggctttgttgcccaggctggagtgcagtggtgtgatcactgttcactgtagcctcaacatcccaagcttaagcaatccttccaccttggcctcccaactagctaggacaacaggtgcacatcaccatgcccaccttttttttcttaacatttgaTAGAGACTGGGTCTTTCTATGTCGCCTAGGtggctcttgaactcctgggctcaagaatcctctcatttcagcctctTAAACTGCTcttattacaagcatgagccaccatatgggatggaagctgatttttaaaatactgagatcATACAGATGACAGCACCTGAAAAATAGACAACACCAAGCTTTATGTTCAAAGGTGTGAGGGTATcaatattgctttggctattggggaggaaaaaaatgagtaaaaccaGTGAGTTAAAGCTGTTGCTTTAAACTTTGGctttaatttaacaaatgttctcTGGGGCGACAGTATATATGTAACCATGCTGTGCCCATTCACAGATGCCGTAGAGGGAAGAATTTCTCAAAGACAACTGTTCTAAGATTGAAATTAAACCGTAGTGGGTTTGAAAAGAGAAAGTCCAGGAATTACCAAATATTTTAGATATCAGATGAAAGAGAATGCCAGGTATGCGATGATaaccagcaatggttcttaacacAATACATCAAATCAGTATTTGAATTAGCTTTTGAATTACAAGGACAAATCGATCAAGTCTTGACTCTTTAGTAGATTAATCTTATTATGGTGAGATGTCTTTTCCCCTGTTTTTCCACAAGGAGATTACAAATTTGCAAACCTCAGCTGCTGTCATTTTATGCTCTCACCAAGCCAAAAGCTGAAGTTCATCAATCAATGTGTCTAAGTGTTCACTAGTTATATACCATTTTGTAGTTTAAGCTAACTTTCCAACTTCCTAAATCATCACCttcatttgttcttgtttttttccactatcacttcTTTATTGACCATATAAAGAATATAAGTAAGtgcttattttgttattgttcattttagtctaatttcatcaaaatatgataatcctttaatttcattttaatttcaaaggTCAAATTAAACCTACATACAAATGAGTGTAAGATTTGCATTTGCATTATTTTGGCTTCAATTTGCTATCCTCCCTCATACACATAGAGATCATTTCCATGTACGTGATTTCAAACATCCAAGTGCAGTATTAAAAGCAGTTGTAAATTATGGTTCTCATTTTCATGATACAATTACAATACAAACTTCCTCTTGCTGCTGTAACCAATTACCACAAACTTCATATCTTACAGTAAAATGACTGTTAATCCTACTGTTCTGGAGTTCAGAAGATTTAAATGAGACTCACAGGGCTAACATCAAGTTTTGGGCAGGGCTGCAGTCTTTCTGAGGGCTATGTGGCAGAATCTATGCACTTGATTTTTTTGAGCATCCAGAGGCCACCTTTATTCCTTGGAACATGACCTCAttcttatatcttcttttttgttgttgttgagatggagtctccttctgtcacgcaggctggagtgcagtggcacgatctcagctcactgcaacctctgcctctcgggttcaagtgattctcctgcctcagcttcctgagtagcttggactacaggcacgtgccaccatgcccagctaattttttgtatttttagtagggatggggtttcaccatattagccaggatggtctcgatctcttgacctcgtgatccacccaccccggcctcccaaagtgctgggattaggcgtgagccaccgcgctgggtcCTCATTCTTGTATCTTAAAAGTCAGTGATGTTGAGTAATTTCTCATGCCAATACCTCCATGGTtgtctttcttctgccttcttctttcacttataagGAAGCTCGTGATTTCATTGAACCCACCCGTTTAAGATAATGTCTCCATCATTTTATTGCAACCTTAATTTCACTTGAAATCTGATTTCCCACTGCCATGCAACCTAAGATATTTGTATGTTAGACTCTGGTAATTAGGACATGAACATTTCtgggaggccattattttgtCTACAGCGGACATAATCTATTTACCTGCAGATTaaagtgttctttatttttctgcctccctctcttaatttttttaaaaataatatgaattttaataaagagaaagacagaaaagaaaggaaagaaagaagaaggaaggaaggaaggaaaagaaggaaagaaagtagaaagaaaagaaggaggaaatgagagaaggaaggaagggagggagggaggaagggagaaaagcaggaagggagaaaaaagaaagcaagaacacaagaaagaaagaaagagagagagaaagaaagaaagagaaagaaaatgaaaaagaaagaaagaaagaaaaagaaggaaaggaaggaggaagggaggaaggaaaggaggaagagagaatggtaaaagggaggaaggcaaagaaacaaagaaaataaagaggagaaggaaggaaggaaggaaaaaggaggaaaggaagggagggaggaaggaagaaaagaagggagggagaaagggagaaaaaaggaaagaaagcaagaaagtgagaaagaaagaaagaaagaaagaataagagaaaagaaggaagaaaagaagggagggagaaaggaagggagggaggagggaaggaagaataaaaggaaagaaagaaggaaggaaagaaggaaggagaaaaaagaaagaaaagcaaagaaagaggaaaagaagaaaggaaggaagaaggcaagggaagggaagagaagcgAAAGGAAGatggaacgaaggaaggaagaccGCAAATATTAGAAATTCTGGGTTTGTTAGAGAATATGCCATACTGGTTTTTTTTCACTTGAAAGGAAAGTGTATCTGCCATTGAAGATTGGATGTCTTGTTGTTGATATTGTTTTTCTTATCTTCCATATGATTACTGAGTTTGTGCCTAGTCTGTCCATTACTAAGACAAAAGTGTTGAAGTCTGCaaatataattttggatttttctagttcacctttgatttctttcatgttttacttCATGTATTTGGAGGTTCTGTCGTTAGCTGCATACCCTAATTCGTAGGATGTTTACATCTTCTTGAGAAttgattattatattatatattctcaTCTCTGATACTTCTTCTTGTTCTGAACTCTGTTGCGTCTAGTATCAATGTAGTCCTTCCACAGCTTTATTTTAGTGTTTCCATGATATGGCTTTCTCCATATCTTGATTATAACCTGTTTATATCTCTACATATTTGGATCAATCTATAAAatttagagttaattttttaaagattttttgaagatgtaattcgtatttatttttgttctatttgacattctctgaattttctatatctgaagtttgattttctgtcacttcttttagaatatttttggcagttattttgaaaaatatttcttttgctccattatttttccctcttttttttttgggatttcaattataaCTAGCGTGGGTAATTTCATCTCAGTCTTATGCAGGTGCTTTTTCTCAGGGTCTCAGGAATGTAGCCTTCTCAcacttctgttctgttcctggcTGTGTTGCTGAGCTCAGTGatattcctccttcaccttcaagagcagttttgttttgtttttcctgttttcataCTCCCAGCATCAGGAGTATTCTAACTGTGGCAGTTTTTGTTGCCTTCCCCTACATATTAAGTGGAATATCTTGGTCTATTTGGacttttataacaaaataacatCAACTGGGTGACtaaaaaacaacagattttttttttcacaattcttGAGGCTGTAAGATCTCCAGTCAAGATGCTCACAAATTCAGTGTTGATGAGAGCCCATTtcatggttcatagatggtgccttctttctatgtcctcacatagtggaaggcaCACAAGAACTCCACTGAgcttcttttataaaggcactaatcccattcgtaAGGGCTCGGCCCCCAAGACCTGGTCACCTCCCAAGTGTTCTGCTCTCCCTGATCTGTATCATATACAGACTATCTTGGATTCCTTACCAATTGCTTGAGAGATCACAGTGGGTTTGTGGGCAAAAAGTTTTCAAGGTGATGGATCTTTCACAACTTCTGCAGCTGTCAGCGGTCTCCCAATCTGACCAGCCCCACTTTGTATTTAGGAATTTATTGATTATCCCAGCTTTACTTGTCAGAGTGGTGTCTATTTGCATCTGTCCTACGTAAGTGCATCTGTCCTCTTTCTCCTTGCAGGTGCTTGTTTTCCCTCACATTTTGACTCAGTTCTTGGCAACCtggttgctataaaaataaagtcaagacTTTGAACTTAGTTTGGTTCTTTCATTGTTGTAAGGTTAGGAGCCCTATTCCATCCCAGCTCTCCAAAACCCAGAATTTTTTGGGGGTTGAAATTTTAGGCTTTCTCTTTGAAttgttgttttatcttatttcagttacaatttgcattttcataatgATTAATGAGACTAAGTTTTTTTTGTGTAGTTGACTGtacctttggatttttttcccaaatcccttttcatttcttattttctttgtggttttagAAAATGTAGCTTACATATTGTAGCTTGATGTTTTTACTCAGTTAATGGCATGCttaatggagagaaaaaatattaactatagtTCCCTTTTTAATtactgtgcttttttcttttttaaggaaatatttcattatgtgcCGCAGCGTTTTAACCGcgccgccgcggctttttgcGGTTTTTTACCCCCGCCGCCGCTGCGGCTTTTTGTGGCTTTTTGCCCCCGCCTCCGCGGCTTTTTGCCCCCATCGTTGTGACTTTTTCCCccgccgccgcggctttttgcGGTTTTTACCCCCGCCGCCAAGGCATTTTGCCCCGTCGTCGCGGCTTTTTCCCCCGCCCCCACGGCTTTTTGCGGCTTTTTACCCCCGCACCCGAGGCTTTTTGCCCCCATCGTCGTGGCTTTTTGCGGCTTTTTGCTCTCCGCCGCCGCGGCTTTTGCTGCTGCGGCTTTTTGTCCCAGCACCCGGGGCTTTGTGCTCCCCGCCGCCACGGCTTTCTGTCCCCGTCGCCGCGGCTTTTGCCGCCACAGCATTTTGCCCCTCCCCGCCGCAGCTTACTTTTAGTGGCTTTTTGCCCCCGCCACCGCGGCTTTTTGCCCCCGCCGCCGTATCTTTTTGCGGCTTTTTCCCCCCGTTGCCGCGGCTTTTTGCCCAGGCCTGTACGACTTTTTGCCCCCGTCCCCGTGGCTTTTGCTGCTGCGGCTTTGTGCCCCCGCTGTGGTGGCTTTTTGCCCCCGCCGCTGCGGCTTCGCCCCCCCACCGCCGCGGCTTTTGCCGCCGCGGCTTTTTGTCCCCCACCGTTGCAGCTTTTTGCAGTCGTGGCTTATTGTTCCCGCCACCGCGTCTCTGAGGGCTGGAGCAGCAGACTGGGCTGCCAGCTCTACCGGCGTCCTGGCTGGAGCAGCGGCGAGGGGCCCTCCTGGTCCATCTCTTCCGTCTCGGGGGTTCCTGGCTTAAGCGCCCGCGCCCCGGGCTCCCTGCCTCGGCCACCGCAGTGTGCATAGAGCAGCGCTGTGCGCCGCCGCGATGGGAGAGAAGGAGGGCGGTGGCGGGGGTGATGAGGAGGCCGTGGAGTGAGGCGCGGGGGCCGCGGCCAGCCGGGCGCTGCAGCAGTGCCGGCAGCTCCAGAAGCTCATCGGCATCTCCATCAGCAGCCTGCTGGGGCTGCACACCAAGTGCGCTGTGTCCAAGGACCTCACCCAGCAGGAGATATGGACAGTGGTGGTAAGAGGGTCGGGGACCCGGGCTGGACTCGAGGAGCGGCCCGGACACCTTTCTCCTGGCCCCAGTTCACTCCTGGCCGAGTTTCATCCTTGAGCCCTAGTCGCCCCCTTGGAGGCTTCCCCTCGCTCCTGCACTCGCTGATGAGGCAGCCAGAGGACCCGGGACCAGCCCTCACCTTGGGCAGGATTTGTGGGGCGGGTGCGTGGTGGGAACTTGCATGGAGGCTCCAGGGGCCCGTGGGTGGGGTGGGCTGCATGTGGACATCCCCTTACCCCCCAAATTCCAATCTGGTCCAGCCCTCTCTTATCATGGGTGAGGAAACCGAAGGCCTCAGGGAGAACTGACTTGCCAGGAACCCCTGTTAAGGATAATTAACAAAGAGTGGTTATTAAAGGAGCACTGAACTGGGAGTCAGACCTGGAGGCCCACACCCTTGGTTAAGACATTATACCACCTTGAGTCTGGCCTGTTGACTGAGGGCGAGCCACTCCATCCTCGTCTGATTGTAGGGTCTTGACCTCAAGGGGCTTCCTGCAGGAAGAAGCAAATGGGTTTCCTTTCCTAGCTCTGTCCAGTACCTTAGGGACCCTGAGAACTGGAGAGATTCTTGGAGAGCCATCTAGTGTATGTCATGGGTGGGACTTTCTTGAAGGTCAGTCTGCCCAGTGTGCTGGCTCAGCCCTAATGAACTGTCTTGAATCTTTGGAGttgtttgtgtacttttaaggGCTTTTCATCCTTGCACCAAAAGATCCCCTGGAAATGAGGTGGGAGAACATTAACTTTTTTGGGGCCTTGTGTTTTTCTTAAAAGTTCATgcacatggccaggtgtggtggctcacacctgttatcctgtCCTGGATCCcttgagtcaaggagtttgagaccaacctggataatatagtgagaccccgtctctacaaaaaataaaatattaaccaggGGTGGTtgtgcgcatctgtagtcccagctactgctgtggctgaggcgggaggagcacttgagcctgcactgagctgtgatgtcaccagtgtactccagcctgggccacagagcaagaccttgactcaaaagaaaaaccaacaagAAAAATTCTTGAAGATTTTGCATTCTGTCCCACTGTCCATTGGTTTTCATGTCAAGATAATGTCAGAAATTCTTTACGATTGCTTCCAGAAGGAGTAGCCTTTTGATCTAGTGTGCaggtgtccagtcttttggcttctcAGGGCCACATTGGAAAATGAATGCTCCTGGACCACACATAAAATCCACTAAtgctaacgatagctgatgaaaAGATTTGTGCATAATTTTCATGATACCCACCACCACAGATAGGTGGAAAAGTCCTTGTAGTCAAAGGGTTAGACAAGGCTGATCTAGTGTCTTGTCGTCCATTTTGGCTTTCTCCCTGATTCCAGAATGCAGATAGAGATGTAGAGAGGTGCTCTCAGGACAGCTGTTGAGATAAAAAAATCGTTGTCATTTATTCCCAAGCACAGTTGTTTGTCATTTGCATTGAAAAAGTCTCCATTCAAACAGCTGTCTcatataaaatctatttatataagtctgtatttttctgttgtcTTGGCCTTTGTGGGCAGTAGTGTGTTTTAACCAAGCAAACTGTCCTTCCAAATAATGAAGCCAAAGTCAGCCTACCTGCTTgccatttttcttccccttccatttTTCTAACCTCAGGATAATTGTAAGAATGAATTAAGATTTGtgtttaaggccgggcacagtgtctcaggcctgtaatctcagcatgttgggaggcggagacggatgtatggcttgagctcaggagttcaagaccagcctgggcaacatactgagactccgtcttgtataattaaaatttaaaaaaagaagagaaaaagacctgtgtttaaaatttaaaaaaggcgGGGAAGTGTGATGCAAAATGTGGACTATGCCAGCTAtgactgggaaaaataatttttcatactgCATTATCTGCAGATTTGTATTAGCAGTATACTGGTCATAAGCGTTTTGCTTTCCTCAAATATGAGGTAAGCTACTTTAAAGTGTGGTGGGTCTTTGTTCCACGTGGCTCCTGGAGGTGTTGAGTCCCAATTTAGCCAATTAATTTGGATTTAGTTTTGATATGGATAAGGGAGACCAGCTTCATTCATGGTGCACACACTGTTTtgccaataaggaaaaaaaaagcaacctgaATGTTCCTACTCATTAGATGTTATCTGGAGAGctcctaccccacccccaccaaggcCCGGGCCCTTAAAAAGACTCAACGCAGCCTTTCTGTATCTCATACTGTATTCTGCAAGATGCTCTTGTGAAAGAAAGTTGTGCTGCATCAGCAATCTCCCTCCTGAAGATCCCTGCGGATGAGGATTTGTGTTTTAAAggttctgagaagtcctgcaacaACATTTCTCAAACTTATTTGTCCAGGGGATCTTTTCTTCCACTGAACATAATTGGAGAGACAGGGCCTTAAGCCTTGAgcagagaaagagacaagaaacTGTTGGCTCACTTACAACCAAGTgttgtgtttatgttttaagtttttatgAAATTGAGGTGCTGTTTGAGGTTCTAAGTCAAACTGGGTGGTTGAAGAGAGGCTGGTGTCCCTGTAGACTTAGCCAGCCATGAGAGGTTGCCTTTTGTTGAAGGAGGTGTTTTACAAAGGGAAATAGGTTGTCTCCTGGACATCACATTAGCACTTAAATACATGTACCActgaaatgaagtgaaatgatgaaatgaaattaaatgatgaactgatgaaaagaaatgatgaaatgatgaagaaatgaaatgatgaaatgatgaaatgaagtaataaaatgatgagatgaaatgaaatggtgaaatgatgaaatgaaatgatgaaatgaagtgaTGAGATGAcgtgaaatggtgaaatgatgaaatgaaatgaggaaatgaaatgaaatgatgaagtgaaatgatgaaatgaaatggaacgAATGacgagatgaaaagatgaaatgaaatgatgagttgaaatgaaatcatgagatgaaatgaaatcatgagatgaaatgatgagatgaagtgaaatgatgaaatgaaataatgaaatgaaatgatgaaatggaatgatgaaatgaaatggtgaaatgaaatgaggaaatgaaatgaaatgaaatgaaatgcagtgaaataatgaaatgaaatgaaatgatgaaatgaagacaTGATATGAAATGAtagaatgaaatgatgaaatgaaatgaaatgaaatattgaaatgaaattaaatgatgaattgatgacatgaaatgatgaaatgaaatgaatgacaagatgaaagatgaaatgaattgatgagatgaaatgatgagatgaaatgaaatcatgaaatgaaatgatgaaatgatgagatgaagtgaaatgatgaaatgatatgatgagatgaaatgatgaaacgaaataatgaaatgaaaggatgagaTGATGAGacgaaatgatgaaatgaaatgaaatgatgaaatggtgaaatgaaatgaggaaatgaagtgatgaaatgaaatgatgtgaaatgatgaaatgaaaagatgaaatgaagaaataatatgaaatgatgaaatgatgaaatgaaatgatgagtttaaatgaaatgatgacatgaagtgaaatgatgagatgaaatgatgaaatgatgagatgaagtgaaatgatgaaatgatataatgaaaggatgaaatgatgagatgaaaagatgaaatgatgaaatgaaaggatgaaatgaaatgatgaaatgatgaaatgaggaaatgaaatgtaatgatgaaatgaaatgatgaagtgaaatgatgaagtgaaatgaaaagttgaaatgatgaaattaaatgatgacatgaaatgatgaaatgaagtgaaatgatgaaataaatgaaataatgaattgatgaaatgaaatgatgaaatgaaatgtgatgaaaagatgaaatgaaatgaaatgataaaatgaaatgacgagatgaaaagatgaaatgaaatgatgaaatgaaatgatgagatgaaatgcaatcatgagatgaaatgatgaaataatgagatgaagtgaaatgatgaaatgaaatgtttagatgaattcatgaaatgaaatgatgaaatgaaaggatgaaatgaaatgaaatgatgaaatgaaatgatgagatgaaatgatgagatgaaatgatgaaatgaaatgatgagatgaaatgatgaaatgaaatgatgagatgaaatgatgaaatgaaatgaaatgatgaaatagatgaaccaaaaatacttattcattttttttcttggcatccTTCTAAGAGTATTTTAGTGtggttaatttctaaaaataaatggcTATTCAATGGCTATACAGTTGGCCTTTGCACCACAggggtttgaactgtgcagatCCACTTAGCAAAACCAACAATTCTACATCCTTCTCCACACCCTGCCCATGAaaaggatgaggatgaagacctgtTTGATCATCTACTTCCATTTA
Protein-coding regions in this window:
- the LOC129472137 gene encoding histone H1.4-like, with the translated sequence MSTCSPPHPRAPGASMQVPTTHPPHKSCPSPGPRPSYHHCPYLLLGEVLGHSALGVQPQQAADGDADELLELPALLQRPAGRGPRASLHGLLITPATALLLSHRGGAQRCSMHTAVAEAGSPGRGRLSQEPPRRKRWTRRAPRRCSSQDAGRAGSPVCCSSPQRRGGGNNKPRLQKAATAWAKSRGNGGKKPQKDTAAGAKSRGGGGKKPLKPRRRGQKAVAAGSTKPRVLGQKAAAAKAAAAESKKPQKATTMGAKSLGCGGKKPQKAVGAGEKAATTGQNALAAGVKTAKSRGGGGKSHNDGGKKPRRRGQKATKSRSGGGGKKPQKAAAARLKRCGT